A genomic stretch from Gorilla gorilla gorilla isolate KB3781 chromosome 20, NHGRI_mGorGor1-v2.1_pri, whole genome shotgun sequence includes:
- the LOC101133657 gene encoding zinc finger protein 442 isoform X2, translating into MWETIRNLDCIGMKWEDTNIEDQHKNPRRSLRCHIVERFSESRQPDSTVNEKTPGEDPCKSSVCGEIMGCSFLNCYITFDAGHKPDECQEYGEKPHTHKHCGTAFNYHHSFQTQERPHTGKKRYDCKECGKTFSSSGNLRRHIIVQRGGGPYICKLCGKAFFWPSLFHMHERTHTGEKLYECKQCCKAFPIYSSYLRHERTHTGEKPYECKHCSKAFPDYSSYVRHERTHTGEKPYKCKRCGRAFSVSSSLRIHERTHTGEKPHECKQCGKAFHHLGSFQRHMIRHTGDGPHKCKICGKGFDCPSSLQSHERTHTGEKPYECKQCGKALSHRSSFRSHMIMHTGDGPHKCKVCGKAFIYPSVFQRHERTHTGEKPYECKECGKAFRISSSLRRHETTHTGEKPYKCKCGKAFIDFYSFQNHETTHTGEKPYECKECGKAFSCFTYLSQHRRTHTAEKPYECKTCRKAFSHFGNLKVHERIHTGEKPYECKECRKAFSWLTCLLRHERIHTGKKSYECQQCGKAFTRSRFLRGHEKTHTGEKMHECKECGKALSSLSSLHRHKRTHWRDTL; encoded by the coding sequence ATGTCATATCGTAGAGAGGTTTAGTGAAAGTCGCCAGCCAGATAGTACTGTGAATGAAAAAACTCCTGGAGAAGATCCATGTAAAAGCAGTGTGTGTGGAGAAATCATGGGTTGTTCATTCCTTAATTGCTATATCACATTTGATGCTGGACACAAACCAGATGAGTGTCAGGAATATGGAGAGAAgccacatacacataaacattgTGGGACAGCCTTCAATTATCACCACTCCTTTCAAACACAGGAAAGACCTCACACTGGAAAGAAACGCTATgattgtaaggaatgtgggaaaaccTTCAGTTCTTCGGGAAACCTTCGAAGACACATAATAGTACAACGTGGAGGTGGACCTTATATATGTAAGTTGTGTGGGAAAGCCTTTTTTTGGCCTAGTTTATTTCATATGCATGaaagaactcacactggagagaaactgtATGAATGTAAGCAGTGTTGTAAAGCCTTCCCTATTTACAGTTCCTATCTAAGACATgaaagaacacacactggggagaAACCATATGAATGCAAGCACTGTTCCAAAGCCTTCCCTGATTACAGTTCCTATGTAAGACATGaaagaactcacactggagaaaaaccctaTAAATGTAAACGATGTGGAAGAGCCTTCAGTGTTTCCAGTTCCCTTCGAATACATGaaagaactcacactggagagaaaccccaTGAATGTAAGCAATGCGGGAAAGCATTTCATCATCTGGGAAGCTTTCAAAGACACATGATAAGGCACACTGGAGATGGACCTCATAAATGTAAGATATGTGGGAAAGGCTTTGATTGTCCTAGTTCACTGCAAAGTCATGaaagaactcacactggagagaaaccctatgaatgcaaGCAGTGTGGGAAAGCGTTATCTCATCGCTCAAGCTTTCGAAGTCATATGATAATGCACACTGGAGATGGACCTCACAAATGCAAGgtatgtgggaaagccttcatttATCCCAGTGTATTTCAAAGACATGAAAGGActcatactggtgagaaaccctatgaatgtaaagaatgtggtaaAGCCTTCCGTATTTCTAGTTCCCTTCGAAGACATGAAacaactcacactggagagaaaccctataaatgtaaatgtgggaaagcctttattgatttctattcctttcaaaATCATGAAacaactcacactggagagaagccatatgagtgtaaggaatgtgggaaagcatTCAGTTGTTTCACGTACCTTTCTCAACATAGAAGGACTCACACGGCTGAAAAACCTTATGAGTGTAAAACATGTAGGAAAGCCTTCAGTCATTTTGGTAACTTAAAAGTCCATGAAAggattcacactggagagaagccatatgaatgtaaggaatgcaGGAAAGCATTCTCTTGGCTCACTTGCCTTCTACGACATGAAAGAATTCACACTGGAAAGAAATCTTATGAATGTCAACAATGTGGTAAAGCCTTCACTCGCTCTCGTTTCCTTCGAGGACATGAAaaaactcacactggagagaagatgcatgaatgtaaggaatgtgggaaggcaCTGAGTTCTCTCAGTTCCTTGCATAGACATAAAAGGACTCACTGGAGAGATACTCTATAA